One genomic region from Granulicatella adiacens ATCC 49175 encodes:
- a CDS encoding DUF443 family protein, with product MVQLKFSNSNIGCYQIVEASNKKRYVVDSSSINSKGTVWGFWPETITVTGYEIDKNNVQFDVRQKPLDRPMTSLVIAMQPISAGLYFLLKNTFIALEVSQQWLLKLALYLFTMIFASIFVKISLSLSHKKAMRKLGSNLSKYTFIFKPKSKRDYTGYICFGMNAILFFIFLYLNDGAEVIILILNGIIALLSFMLTTSAIPVGYYVNSGMIELVEIREG from the coding sequence ATGGTACAGTTGAAGTTTTCAAATTCGAATATCGGATGTTATCAGATTGTTGAAGCGTCGAATAAAAAGAGATATGTGGTTGATTCCAGTTCGATAAACTCTAAAGGAACAGTGTGGGGATTTTGGCCTGAAACCATTACTGTTACTGGGTATGAAATCGATAAAAATAATGTTCAATTTGATGTAAGACAAAAACCTCTAGATAGACCAATGACAAGTCTGGTCATAGCGATGCAACCAATCTCTGCTGGATTATATTTCCTTTTGAAAAATACGTTTATTGCTCTGGAAGTTAGTCAACAATGGTTGCTAAAGTTGGCACTGTATCTATTCACGATGATTTTTGCATCTATTTTTGTGAAAATCTCTTTATCACTTTCGCATAAAAAGGCGATGAGAAAATTAGGATCAAATCTTTCAAAATACACGTTTATTTTTAAACCAAAATCAAAGAGAGATTATACCGGATATATATGTTTTGGAATGAATGCTATTTTATTCTTTATATTTCTATATTTAAATGATGGAGCAGAAGTAATTATTTTAATTCTAAATGGAATCATCGCATTGCTAAGTTTTATGCTAACAACAAGTGCAATTCCTGTAGGATATTATGTTAATTCAGGGATGATTGAACTAGTTGAAATCAGAGAGGGATAA
- a CDS encoding DUF443 family protein: MVQLKFSNSNIFSFKLVVGVQGKKYLMDLSSVRPKSVIWGGLPDTVSVTAYELENENVQFELKNKTSNGWKAGVIVAIQPLLYTLYNFLYSLFVSYKIGQQLGIKSLLFAISMLISYLIVITFLNFNKKKVMNRLGQKRSVQTFVFRPTKRIYDGYFIFIISLVCYVVYLSFNNGSEGALLIVNTVLSMLCFAYTNSAIPVAEYYQAGTYELVEIREE; this comes from the coding sequence ATGGTACAGTTGAAGTTTTCAAATTCGAATATTTTTTCTTTTAAGTTAGTTGTAGGTGTACAGGGAAAGAAATATTTGATGGACCTGAGCTCAGTGCGTCCTAAGAGTGTGATATGGGGCGGTTTACCTGATACCGTTTCGGTCACCGCTTATGAATTAGAGAATGAAAATGTTCAATTCGAACTTAAAAATAAAACAAGTAATGGGTGGAAAGCAGGGGTCATTGTCGCTATTCAACCGCTATTATATACATTGTACAACTTCTTATATAGTTTGTTTGTGAGCTACAAGATTGGTCAGCAACTGGGCATTAAAAGTTTACTGTTTGCCATCTCTATGCTTATTTCATACTTGATTGTTATTACTTTTTTGAACTTTAATAAAAAGAAAGTAATGAATCGATTGGGGCAAAAACGTTCTGTTCAGACATTTGTTTTTAGACCGACTAAGAGAATTTATGATGGTTATTTCATTTTTATAATTAGCTTGGTTTGCTATGTTGTCTATTTATCTTTCAATAATGGTTCTGAGGGAGCGCTTCTGATTGTGAATACAGTACTTTCGATGTTGTGTTTTGCATATACGAATAGTGCAATTCCAGTAGCGGAGTATTACCAAGCAGGCACCTATGAATTAGTTGAAATCAGAGAGGAATAA